In the Bombus pyrosoma isolate SC7728 linkage group LG15, ASM1482585v1, whole genome shotgun sequence genome, one interval contains:
- the LOC122575944 gene encoding mucin-17-like isoform X3: MPRCCNENKAVSSVGTSREHNTEDILLTQSRSFTIGNQLELEEDPPIVEKSHRRVRCDLSPVPTSTSTNLNIKLLSIKADRNSRQDQVETGSGGYRERKKEIKKRAAIGNTVRGFLSSGHSRQDRYETNRQQSSGGSGLSSLCPKLVASGGGGNQSGISLAVGHLASQEGVGPCSVVTTQRIHNHTHNHKRQRKLSIVSQAGTSAHSSGDRKTSNLSRSSTPICKKQVRTQRADHTDSLSITSNGVASSSPSSKKKVLSALRICEKSSSRNLNSPSLDHENDRSFSDAEEAITATENVFNVPGSSSTPSTPLSRLKSKKSDEDETSVEYNISEEGADSSRNPADKKGSLDSNEEKTSTLECFESSKTSNIIRKISANSIDEEISAQNKQKVISTSSTSTKSSNIKSRNKYVAEKMIEQHNSKNLKGINMEKNINTSSSTETSMSSAANKNNEKTKRKTSNEEPKSTNIAENEDLAKNSEKNVIDDKNDTQQSEEMIKSSRFVTSKVSEEIVETEIKDIDAQREVEEEVTIYDEDDNGTSISDIVATQALHESLSKLGKVPPLDTELKNVKDTNTQDETKMVKEEKEKEVVQEEAVEGFIGPLLDENFKADEKLTQKTMAMEEVRNLLMKVKVQTVEDDDDEEKAIGISPDGRFLKFEEEIGRGSFKTVYRGLDTQTGVAVAWCELQEKKLNKTERLRFREEAEMLKGLQHPNIVRFYDYWEVTLTRRKYIVLVTELMTSGTLKTYLRRFKKINPKVVKSWCRQILKGLSFLHSRSPPIIHRDLKCDNIFITGTTGSVKIGDLGLATLKNRSFAKSVIGTPEFMAPEMYEEHYDESVDVYAFGMCMLEMATSEYPYSECTGPAQIYKRVVSGVKPQSYDKVENPEVREIIEMCIRLKKEERPLVKDLLNHEFFADDVGLKLEMVSRDSAVADAELSRVEFRLRVLDPKKRTNKHKENEAIQFDFDIQTDNAEEVASEMAKSSLILEEDVKAVAKMLKSQISTLLREREERKAKEEKERLDREADSANTTNENLLQQQLLLQQMQLQQQQQQMQSNMSIQMQGQVQMQLQQNQIPLQQQQQMQTAAQQPQQHNLQPQQVQLVQQQPLMQQQTSVVQPQQAQQMQQVTQVSQQQVQYQQQQYQQQLQQQYQQQQQQPQQFPQHVSQNLTATSSQCSTPQTVQTQPQFPQVSQQIQQQQHLHQQQQYIQLNQMNVPQQMGHQIQQPQIQILSQPQHMHQQISQPPQVQYSQPQIQHVQNQQYYQQNTTGTSGYSTQPLYQQNISQQVYHSYASSSSSGHVEILSSNQPTAQIYSHPSIPQNTAPPTSQPYMQPQPGQVQASVPTGLNLQSTSSATHIQNTITSTIPNMQSAQTLISNSGHQSQSQQNVLVQMKYSQSSSIPTSVPISSGISVPSTTVSQQQQHFISNTEQLCSNTERSSLSKQDTMDSVQSLPTDVPPTIQDQGNVSNVSNISTSQAAMPNEGINQESAENVTSSERSRVKRSGTKRKKPGIKLTVLSVSSNEGQSMIVECQLDTSKQKTVTFKFDRDDMVPTDIANNLVAENLLPQSQCETFVELIEDIVKQLRLDPTRALPLVAHGPPDQSAGGSPVTSRRPRDRDHSLDTAKVRHGSLTRQSSHRSSYKIHRRHRSRDETSNTSTPTKLLPIDQILSHITGSTSMDKQQNVQTPDSQMGPENTSAEASRRSSTSTQNTDTLTPTNLPSDPTDPTQETIVSATADTVLDAQNILKDETAKSTYIQSQITDSTVNQINEKSKESVVQDAMEQEKETNKETHFDAITAEVATLTAPPPARKISRFLVSPVVEQKIVTNEEEGSTSVENTDKSNVLTAQPSSLSQSNTIDEGQVKHDDLEVNVLEAQAMVPEKSNIEIVTQNPQCIAEQVDTVQTIQQQVQQSIALQSTVQGQAILPISQMQQNVSAVQSSQQNVIVPGSAITHQSPQQVQVVSQNVAMQQKDPQTQVASSGINISGQYQNQSMPCNILLQQQQIPIQQSLTQMHIQPEHQHQGQMQAQRPLQQFQHQQIQQQHQQYVMLPRHIPQLQPATIIDERNRRISNISTTSNMSTDSQISDIANMTDDKKQTMIMPNLSMPQTQHVQFISQPDGSNITPLPQTVLEPIQQLQTAPQATVNVPVNVSVPVSVPAHQAVTVEVAPKVTLKTKEVSSTLPDLAQNLANILSNPKSKSVTPHCLTTHEPSQTVNIPGTTILEYKPTLQSEQYFQPIQPEASQIQMQTQLQHNYQVNTTQQGISQTFQFSQQPHQAQIPLQQTMQLNATHQIDPQLQMAQQNFQQSKWTASMNQNIIQQSASIRHIQQIQPQSQQTIPQHVIQESQNVESCISSDQSQFHLKLPDQQLLGKVSETEAQEANSVGRTSSEYPLLSENENSSHDITPEHTIVESVDSVLFTQNQALQQQQQQQHQQQQQHRKLSQQNSLDKVSDTTTGTGVPGGTGPQTIADLHQKLVQLTSQPSEALNVGTPPISYPATPHNHQIIGGYDAYMHSLQQKLVNIGMPISTTHGIQGPLSPQTTIQSTTNLTDSNVPTSVESSVLTQESSIQQLTLSQTHVDCSLDSPTPIPGGAPVGSETMSPSKESIKVRTQRPGSRLQELEQELAKIHRGSIPATASPQPLTPPVSISSVPPSSVGSIQLQPSLQSTQSLLTTVPPVTAVPVATVTPSVFTSRSDTNTPVQVESQENVSEKVSTAQPVRKISRFVVSKVAGPPSNATTPIQQYTDMSKNQTEDSKIYHIDDTQGTPVQITHSREGSLPPTQITQPINAPVVEQAEKDERFWTLTPSEEYQLLIKKQTMELESLQRRHREELERFQQHQLQLLIQQQQQASVLHQHHHQHHPVLYHTVTTSVPGQTRLPGTEDYLMFNTTPQTPLQKAPSNYPDTDETLRLAMQKLKQTPLQLQPQQAATGIPHAYVIPIPVVPSETMQNVSTQQPTSYTSELTESLEPAHNSTIINSTQYQFTPILPDGTNIAVSSTGSLVTPIPISSSTGSGGYIQYHDNQTLSNFQTFSCTPHGGFFLPAGYRLIYAPSGGTSQSQPATPATPHIGNSHDGTPPAEPLHAANVDNSIAPPSHTDQ; encoded by the exons ATGCCGAGATGCTGCAATGAAAACAAGGCAGTGAGTTCGGTTGGCACTAGTCGGGAACATAATACGGAAGATATTTTGTTAACACAGAGTCGTTCTTTTACAATTGGAAATCAGTTGGAATTAGAGGAAGATCCACCAATTGTTGAGAAATCACACAGAAGAGTAAGGTGTGATCTAAGTCCAGTTCCAACAAGCACAAGTactaatttgaatataaaacttttaagtATTAAG GCAGATAGAAATAGTCGTCAAGATCAAGTGGAGACTGGATCTGGTGGGTACAGAGaacggaagaaagaaattaaaaagagagCAGCTATAGGCAATACAGTGCGTGGATTCCTCTCATCTGGCCACAGCAGGCAGGACAG GTATGAGACAAATAGACAACAATCTTCAGGGGGAAGTGGCCTGTCAAGTTTATGCCCAAAGCTGGTGGCCAGTGGAGGTGGCGGTAATCAGAGTGGGATTAGCCTGGCAGTGGGCCACTTAGCCTCTCAAGAAGGAGTAGGTCCTTGCTCAGTTGTAACCACTCAAAGAATCCATAATCATACACATAATCACAAACGCCAAAGAAAATTATCTATTGTCTCACAAGCTGGCACTAGTGCTCATAGTTCGGGAGATAGAAAG ACATCAAATCTAAGCCGCTCCTCTACACCAATTTGCAAAAAACAAGTGCGGACACAAAGGGCTGATCATACAGATTCATTATCGATAACAAGTAACGGAGTCGCCAGTAGCTCACCTTCttctaaaaagaaagttttatcTGCATTACgaatttgtgaaaaatcaTCATCTCGGAATCTCAATTCACCATCCTTAGATCATGAAAATGATCGCAGTTTTAGCGATGCAGAGGAAGCTATTACGGCAACAGAAAATGTGTTCAATGTACCAG GATCCAGTTCCACACCTTCAACACCACTTAGTCGATTGAAATCAAAGAAATCGGACGAAGATGAAACGAGTGTGGAATACAATATTAGTGAAGAAGGTGCTGATTCCTCACGGAACCCAGCAGACAAAAAAGGATCACTAGATTCCAACGAAGAAAAGACGTCTACATTAGAATGTTTCGAATCTTCTAAAACTTcgaatattataagaaaaatatcggcAAATAGTATCGACGAAGAAATAAGTGCACAGAATAAGCAAAAAGTAATTTCCACTTCTTCCACAAGTACGAAATCCAGCAATATAAAATCTAGAAACAAATATGTTGCAGAAAAGATGATTGAGCAACACAATAgcaaaaatttaaaaggaataaatatggaaaaaaacataaatacaaGTTCGTCCACAGAAACATCCATGAGTTCAGCagctaataaaaataacgaaaaaacCAAACGTAAAACGTCTAACGAAGAGCCGAAATCTACTAATATTGCAGAGAATGAAGACTTAGCTaaaaattctgagaaaaaTGTGATAGATGATAAAAATGACACGCAACAAAGtgaagaaatgataaaaagctCAAGATTTGTAACATCAAAAGTGTCAGAAGAAATTGTGGAAACTGAGATTAAGGATATAGATGCGCAAagagaagtagaagaagaagtgACGATATATGATGAAGATGATAATGGCACCAGTATCAGTGATATTGTTGCTACTCAAGCACTTCATGAATCTCTGAGTAAATTAGGTAAAGTACCACCATTAGATACTGAGTTGAAGAATGTCAAGGATACGAACACTCAAGACGAAACCAAGAtggtcaaagaagaaaaagaaaaggaagtcGTGCAAGAAGAAGCAGTGGAAGGATTTATTGGTCCTTTacttgatgaaaattttaaagcagatgaaaaattaacaCAGAAAACAATGGCTATGGAGGAAGTACGAAATTTATTGATGAAAGTTAAAGTGCAAACTGTTgaagatgatgatgatgaagaAAAGGCTATAGGTATATCACCAGATggtagatttttaaaatttgaagaagaaattggTAGAGGCAGCTTTAAGACTGTATATAGAGGTCTGGATACTCAAACTGGTGTAGCTGTTGCTTGGTGTGAATTGCAG gaaaaaaaattaaataagacGGAAAGATTAAGATTTCGAGAGGAAGCAGAAATGTTGAAAGGTTTACAACACCCAAATATTGTCAGGTTTTATGACTATTGGGAAGTTACACTTAcacgtagaaaatatattgtgCTAGTCACCGAACTTATGACTTCAGGAACCTTGAAAAC GTATCTAagacgatttaaaaaaattaatccaaAAGTTGTAAAATCTTGGTGTCGACAAATTTTGAAAGGCCTTAGTTTCTTGCATTCGAGGTCACCACCAATTATTCATCGTGATTTAAAATGTGACAATATCTTTATTACTGGTACCACAGGAAGTGTAAAAATTGGCGATTTGGGACTTGCTACTCTTAAAAACAGGAGTTTTGCAAAAAGCGTTATCGGAACACCTGAATTTATGGCACCAGAAATGTATGAAGAACATTACGATGAATCCGTTGACGTTTATGCGTTTGGAATGTGTATGCTTGAAATGGCTACTAGTGAATATCCATATTCAGAATGTACTGGACCGGCACAAATATATAAACGCGTAGTAtcg GGTGTAAAGCCGCAAAGTTACGATAAAGTGGAAAATCCAGAAGTACGTGAGATTATAGAAATGTGCATTcgattaaagaaagaagaacggcCTTTAGTTAAAGATCTTTTAAATCACGAATTTTTTGCGGACGATGTTGgcttaaaattagaaatggTTTCAAGAGATTCAGCTGTAGCGGATGCGGAATTATCGCGTGTTGAATTCCGACTTCGAGTGTTGGATCCCAAGAAACGTACTAATAAACATAAAGAGAACGAGGCGATACAGTTTGATTTTGACATTCAAACTGATAATGCAGAAGAAGTAGCCTCAGAAATGGCTAAATCTAGCCTTATACTTGAGGAAGATGTCAAGGCTGTagcaaaaatgttaaaatcgCAAATCAGCACTTTGTtacgagagagagaagaacGTAAAgccaaagaagaaaaggaacgttTAGATCGAGAAGCGGATAGTGCTAATACAaccaatgaaaatttgttacaacAACAATTATTACTTCAACAAATGCAAttgcaacagcaacaacaacagatGCAATCAAATATGAGCATCCAAATGCAAGGTCAAGTACAAATGCAGTTGCAACAGAATCAAATACCTttgcaacaacaacaacaaatgCAAACTGCTGCACAACAACCTCAGCAACACAATTTACAACCACAACAAGTCCAATTGGTTCAACAGCAACCATTAATGCAGCAACAAACGTCTGTTGTTCAGCCACAGCAAGCACAACAAATGCAACAAGTGACTCAGGTTTCACAGCAGCAAGTGCAGTACCAACAACAGCAATATCAACAGCAGCTACAACAACAATatcaacagcaacaacaacagccACAACAATTTCCTCAGCATGTTTCACAAAATTTAACTGCTACTTCTTCACAATGCTCTACCCCTCAGACTGTACAGACTCAACCACAATTTCCTCAAGTATCTCAACAAatacaacaacagcaacattTGCATCAGCAACAACAGTACATACAACTGAATCAAATGAATGTGCCGCAACAGATGGGTCATCAAATACAACAACCacagatacaaattttatcacaACCCCAACATATGCATCAGCAAATATCGCAACCTCCACAAGTGCAATATTCTCAACCGCAAATACAGCATGTTCAAAATCAGCAGTACTATCAGCAGAATACGACAGGAACCTCAGGATACAGTACACAACCCCTATATCAGCAAAATATATCTCAACAAGTGTATCATTCGTATGCCAGTTCAAGTTCCTCCGGCCATGTAGAGATTTTATCATCCAACCAGCCTACAGCCCAAATTTATTCTCATCCAAGTATTCCTCAGAATACAGCACCTCCAACTTCACAGCCTTACATGCAACCACAGCCAGGACAAGTGCAAGCATCTGTACCAACTGGTCTAAATCTTCAGAGCACGTCATCAGCGACtcatatacaaaatacaataacaTCAACGATTCCAAATATGCAAAGTGCACAAACTCTTATTTCGAACAGTGGACATCAATCTCAGTCTCAACAAAATGTCTTagttcaaatgaaatattcgcaaAGTTCTAGTATCCCTACTTCTGTACCCATATCATCCGGGATTTCTGTGCCATCAACAACAGTGTCTCAGCAACAACAGCATTTCATTTCAAACACAGAACAGCTATGTTCTAACACAGAAAGATCATCTTTATCTAAACAAGATACAATGGATTCTGTGCAATCTTTGCCAACGGACGTACCACCTACTATTCAGGATCAAGGAAATGTCTCTAATGTGTCTAACATAAGCACATCTCAAGCAGCAATGCCAAATGAAGg aataaatcaAGAAAGTGCAGAGAATGTCACTTCATCCGAAAGATCTAGAGTAAAAAGATCCGGTACGAAACGTAAGAAGCCTGGTATCAAATTAACAGTTTTGTCTGTAAGTAGTAATGAGGGACAATCAATGATTGTTGAATGTCAGTTAGATACCAGCAAACAAAAAACTGTGACATTTAAATTCGATAGAGATGATATGGTACCTACTGACATTGCTAATAACCTG GTTGCTGAAAATTTATTGCCACAATCTCAATGTGAAACGTTCGTTGAATTGATAGAAGACATCGTTAAACAATTACGTTTGGATCCTACACGGGCTTTACCTTTAGTAGCACATGGTCCACCAGATCAATCTGCCGGTGGTAGTCCGGTTACGAGTCGTCGACCTAGAGATCGTGACCACAGTCTTGATACAGCTAAG GTGAGACATGGCTCGCTAACTCGTCAAAGCAGCCACCGATCGTCGTACAAAATCCATCGTAGACACCGTTCG AGAGACGAAACTTCCAATACTTCTACGCCTACAAAATTATTACCAATTGACCAAATTCTTTCTCATATTACGGGCTCCACCTCCATGGATAAGCAACAAAATGTGCAAACGCCTGATAGCCAAATGGGTCCTGAAAACACATCAGCTGAAGCATCCAGAAGATCATCAACCTCTACACAAAATACGGATACATTAACACCAACTAATTTACCAAGCGATCCCACTGATCCAACTCAGGAAACCATAGTTTCTGCAACAGCAGACACAGTGTTAGACGCGCAAAATATACTTAAAGATGAAACAGCTAAATCAACGTATATCCAAAGTCAAATAACCGATTCGACtgtaaatcaaataaatgaaaaatctaaaGAATCCGTCGTTCAAGATGCAATGgaacaagagaaagaaacgaataaagagACACACTTTGATGCCATAACTGCAGAAGTAGCTACATTAACTGCGCCACCTCCAGCACGaaaaatttctcgttttttaGTTAGCCCTGTAGTTGAACAGAAGATTGTTACAAATGAAGAAGAAGGATCTACTTCTGTAGAAAATACAGATAAATCTAACGTATTAACAGCTCAGCCTAGTTCATTATCGCAATCAAATACGATTGATGAGGGGCAAGTAAAACACGATGATCTGGAAGTGAATGTTTTAGAAGCACAAGCTATGGTTCCTGAGAAATCTAATATTGAAATCGTTACGCAAAATCCTCAATGTATTGCAGAACAAGTAGACACTGTTCAAACAATTCAACAACAGGTACAACAATCAATTGCTCTTCAAAGTACTGTACAAGGGCAAGCAATCCTACCCATATCACAAATGCAACAGAATGTTAGTGCTGTGCAATCTAGTCAACAAAATGTAATAGTTCCAGGATCAGCAATAACGCATCAATCGCCTCAACAGGTACAAGTTGTATCGCAAAACGTAGCCATGCAACAAAAGGATCCACAAACTCAAGTTGCATCGAGCGGAATCAATATATCAGGACAATATCAAAATCAATCTATGCCATGCAATATTCTATTACAGCAACAACAGATTCCTATACAACAAAGTTTAACGCAAATGCACATTCAGCCTGAACATCAGCATCAGGGACAAATGCAAGCTCAGCGACCATTGCAACAATTTCAACATCAACAAATACAGCAACAACATCAACAATATGTGATGCTTCCTAGACATATTCCACAATTACAACCAGCCACAATTATAGACGAAAGAAACCGcagaatttctaatatttctacaaCATCGAACATGTCTACGGATTCGCAAATTTCGGACATTGCTAATATGACGGACGATAAGAAGCAAACAATGATCATGCCCAATTTATCTATGCCCCAAACGCAGcatgtacaatttatttctcaacCAGATGGATCAAATATCACTCCTTTACCACAGACTGTTTTGGAACCAATTCAACAGCTTCAAACAGCACCTCAAGCTACAGTGAATGTCCCAGTAAATGTATCTGTACCTGTTTCAGTTCCTGCCCATCAAGCTGTCACTGTAGAAGTTGCTCCTAAAGTTACACTTAAAACTAAAGAAGTTTCATCAACACTTCCAGATTTAGCACAAAATTTAGCAAATATACTTTCGAACCCGAAATCGAAATCTGTAACTCCTCATTGTTTAACTACCCACGAACCAAGCCAAACTGTAAATATCCCAGGAACTACAATACTCGAATATAAACCTACTCTCCAGTCTGAACAGTATTTTCAACCTATTCAACCAGAAGCAAGTCAAATACAAATGCAAACGCAATTACAGCATAATTATCAAGTGAACACAACACAGCAAGGAATTTCACAAACGTTTCAATTTAGTCAACAACCTCATCAAGCTCAGATACCTCTGCAGCAAACAATGCAACTAAATGCAACCCATCAGATCGACCCTCAGTTACAAATGGcacaacaaaattttcaacagAGCAAATGGACTGCTTCTAtgaatcaaaatattatacagcAATCTGCGTCAATCAGACATATTCAACAGATTCAACCACAATCGCAACAAACTATCCCACAACACGTTATACAAGAAAGTCAAAATGTAGAAAGTTGCATTTCTTCCGATCAATCTCAGTTTCATTTAAAGCTCCCTGATCAACAACTCTTAGGAAAAGTATCCGAAACAGAAGCTCAAGAAGCTAATTCAGTTGG GCGTACAAGTTCTGAATATCCTTTATTATCGGAGAACGAAAACTCTAGCCATGATATAACTCCTGAACATACGATCGTTGAATCTGTAGATTCGGTATTATTTACACAAAATCAAGCAttgcaacaacaacagcagcagcaacaccaacaacagcaacaacatcGAAAGCTTAGTCAACAGAATTCGCTAGATAAAGTCTCAGATACGACTACTGGAACTGGTGTTCCGGGTGGAACAGGTCCACAGACAATAGCAGATCTCCATCAAAAGCTTGTTCAATTAACAAGTCAGCCGTCCGAAGCGCTTAATGTAGGCACACCACCTATAAGTTATCCAGCTACTCCTCATAATCACCAGATAATAGGTGGATATGATGCCTACATGCATTCTTTACAACAGAAACTTGTTAATATTGGCATGCCAATTTCCACTACACATGGCATa CAGGGTCCTCTATCACCTCAGACTACAATACAGTCGACTACAAACTTGACTGATTCAAATGTTCCAACAAGTGTAGAAAGTTCTGTTTTAACTCAAGAAAGCTCAATTCAACAACTTACGCTTTCTCAAACT CATGTAGATTGCTCTCTTGATAGTCCAACTCCAATACCTGGAGGGGCTCCTGTAGGGTCTGAAACTATGAGTCCGAGTAAAGAAAGTATAAAAGTTCGAACCCAAAGACCGGGATCTCGTCTCCAAGAATTAGAACAAGAATTAGCAAAAATTCATAGAGGATCGATTCCAGCAACAGCTTCTCCACAACCTTTAACACCGCCTGTATCCATCAGTTCTGTTCCGCCGTCGTCCGTTGGTTCTATTCAGCTGCAACCATCGTTACAGTCTACTCAAAGTTTATTGACTACCGTTCCACCTGTAACTGCTGTACCTGTTGCTACCGTTACTCCCAGTGTCTTTACATCACGCTCTGATACGAACACTCCGGTGCAAGTAGAATCTCAAGAAAATGTTTCCGAG aagGTTAGTACAGCACAACctgttagaaaaatatcaagattCGTGGTTTCCAAGGTCGCAGGTCCTCCTAGTAATGCTACTACACCGATTCAACAATATACCGATATGTCAAAAAATCAAACAGAAGATTCGAAGATTTATCATATAGATGACACACAGG GTACACCAGTCCAAATAACTCACAGCCGTGAGGGTTCTCTTCCACCTACGCAAATTACTCAGCCTATTAATGCTCCTGTTGTAGAA caaGCAGAAAAAGATGAGAGATTTTGGACATTAACACCAAGTGAAGAATATCAATTGCTTATAAAAAA GCAAACTATGGAATTGGAATCCCTGCAAAGAAGACACAGAGAAGAATTGGAACGATTTCAACAGCATCAATTGCAGCTATTAAttcaacagcaacagcaagCTAGTGTACTTCATCAACATCACCATCAACATCATCCAGTGCTTTATCATACCGTTACGACTAGTGTGCCAG GACAAACTAGACTTCCAGGTACAGAAGACTATTTAATGTTTAACACAACGCCCCAAACTCCTTTACAAAAAGCTCCAAGTAATTATCCAGATACCGATGAAACATTACGATTAGCTATgcagaaattgaaacaaactCCTTTGCAACTACAACCACAACAGGCGGCAACTGGAATACCACACGCTTATGTTATTCCAATTCCAGTAGTGCCTTCTGAAACTATGCAAAACGTGTCTACTCAACAACCTACTAGTTATACAAGTGAACTAACCGAATCTCTAGAGCCAGCACATAATTCgacaattataaattcaacGCAATATCAGTTCACGCCTATATTACCAGATGGAACAAATATCGCAGTATCCTCTACTGGATCATTAGTTACACCTATACCGATATCAAGTTCAACAGGAAGTGGAGGTTACATCCAGTatcacgataatcaaacattatcaaattttcaaacatttagTTGCACACCACACGGCGGTTTCTTTTTACCAGCTGGCTATCGGCTAATATACGCTCCTTCTGGTGGAACGTCTCAGTCGCAGCCAGCTACACCAGCTACCCCACATATAGGAAATTCTCATGACGGTACACCGCCGGCAGAACCTTTGCACGCCGCAAATGTTGACAATTCAATAGCTCCACCTTCCCATACCGATCAATAA